One region of Candidatus Zixiibacteriota bacterium genomic DNA includes:
- a CDS encoding sodium:solute symporter family protein: MNWIPLSIVCSYIVLLFAITWLTRHLSRGGMIAYLLAGRNLPSWVIAPLLTGLAVGGASTIGVAERAYSSGISAGWYNAAWAAGALLVGLFAAHRYRRLEVSTLPELFERHYNVSGRVIGVIGQLVLQVVITSLQYVAGGAILSSLLPEVFSFQTGMLVTAIVFVGTTLIGGFWAAGITNIINVTFIYAGVVLGAIMAVGKVGGIGDIVSKLPPQHPGFDLGAIGWGLIIAWFVVMCTTVFSVQSIVQISFAAKDGQSARKGFIMGGLIILPIGFVSALIGVAAAVLHPGIVPTEALPRMVLSLSPFVAGVILAGLWAADVSTASALLIGSATLVVGDLVKRFVAPGLDEKGERVVSRISVLALSVVTYILAVSVSGILKTLLIGLTLTTAYTLLTLMTIFWPQVCRRSHAVWTLLMAMGALTVWLTFPQVPSFFKEAGLAHPIFLCWIVSLVTFLVVAVVDKRRILVRN, encoded by the coding sequence ATGAACTGGATTCCCCTGAGCATTGTCTGTTCGTACATCGTTCTCCTCTTTGCCATTACCTGGTTGACCCGACATCTCAGTCGAGGAGGGATGATAGCGTATCTATTGGCGGGACGCAATCTTCCATCCTGGGTTATTGCCCCTCTTCTGACTGGTCTGGCTGTCGGTGGAGCATCCACTATTGGCGTTGCGGAGCGAGCCTACAGTTCTGGAATATCAGCCGGGTGGTATAATGCCGCCTGGGCAGCAGGTGCACTACTGGTTGGCCTATTTGCAGCTCACCGTTATCGTCGATTGGAAGTCTCCACACTGCCGGAACTTTTTGAAAGACACTACAACGTCTCCGGTCGGGTAATCGGGGTGATCGGGCAGTTGGTCCTTCAGGTTGTCATCACATCCCTCCAGTATGTGGCCGGTGGTGCTATTCTTTCATCTTTGCTTCCCGAAGTATTCAGCTTCCAGACAGGGATGCTGGTTACTGCGATTGTCTTCGTCGGCACAACTCTGATCGGGGGTTTCTGGGCGGCAGGCATAACAAATATCATCAATGTGACGTTCATATACGCGGGAGTTGTCCTGGGAGCCATCATGGCGGTGGGCAAAGTTGGAGGAATCGGCGACATTGTGTCCAAACTCCCGCCTCAGCATCCCGGTTTCGATCTTGGGGCGATTGGTTGGGGTTTGATTATCGCGTGGTTTGTGGTTATGTGCACAACGGTTTTTTCGGTGCAATCGATCGTCCAGATTAGTTTTGCTGCCAAGGACGGTCAATCTGCCAGAAAGGGCTTCATAATGGGCGGCTTGATCATCCTGCCTATTGGCTTCGTCAGCGCATTGATTGGTGTTGCCGCGGCAGTTCTTCATCCGGGGATTGTTCCCACCGAAGCTCTTCCTCGCATGGTTCTGAGTCTGAGTCCGTTCGTGGCAGGTGTTATTCTTGCAGGGCTCTGGGCAGCCGATGTGTCGACCGCATCCGCCCTCCTGATTGGAAGCGCCACTTTGGTTGTGGGAGACCTGGTCAAGAGATTCGTGGCTCCTGGCCTCGATGAAAAAGGAGAGAGAGTTGTCTCTCGAATTTCGGTCCTGGCGTTGAGTGTTGTCACATATATTCTTGCTGTTTCGGTATCAGGCATCCTCAAGACATTGCTCATCGGTCTGACCTTGACCACCGCATACACTCTGCTGACATTGATGACTATATTCTGGCCTCAAGTATGCAGGCGTTCTCACGCGGTGTGGACCTTGCTTATGGCGATGGGAGCCCTTACAGTCTGGCTTACTTTCCCTCAGGTCCCCTCCTTCTTCAAGGAAGCGGGATTAGCTCACCCGATATTTCTCTGTTGGATAGTAAGTCTTGTGACGTTTCTTGTCGTGGCAGTGGTGGATAAAAGAAGAATACTAGTACGCAACTGA
- the moaC gene encoding cyclic pyranopterin monophosphate synthase MoaC — protein MKRKKLSHIGEKGEVRMVDVSGKPNSERCAVASAEVRISKELLQELQENTLDKGDALSAARIAGIQAAKRTSDIIPLCHTLPLTFIAVDLKLVEYPPMVKIRAEARTHYKTGVEMEALVAVSTAALTIYDMGKAIDRDMTIESIQLVEKSGGQSGNWSREDAS, from the coding sequence ATGAAAAGGAAGAAACTCAGCCATATTGGTGAAAAGGGAGAGGTTCGTATGGTGGATGTCAGCGGCAAACCGAATTCTGAGAGATGCGCCGTCGCGTCGGCAGAAGTACGGATATCGAAAGAGCTTCTCCAGGAACTGCAGGAGAATACTCTCGATAAGGGAGACGCCCTGTCGGCGGCCCGTATAGCCGGCATCCAGGCTGCTAAGAGGACATCGGACATTATTCCGCTGTGCCATACGCTGCCTCTGACGTTCATTGCGGTTGATCTGAAGCTTGTGGAATATCCTCCGATGGTGAAAATTAGGGCGGAAGCCCGTACCCATTACAAGACCGGTGTTGAGATGGAGGCTCTCGTTGCGGTATCGACTGCCGCATTGACTATCTATGATATGGGAAAGGCTATCGATAGAGACATGACTATTGAATCGATCCAGCTGGTGGAGAAGAGCGGCGGGCAAAGCGGCAACTGGAGCAGGGAGGATGCCAGTTGA
- a CDS encoding acetate--CoA ligase family protein: MLDGLFKPRSVAIIGASNNPLSIGHIVIQNLVDHDFKGPIYPINPKSKVIKSFRTYPSVGDVPDEIDLVNISIKNSLVPAVLEDCGKKGVKFAIVHTAGFKEVGEEGLALEKQIVEIAHKYGMRIYGPNSQGIQNSDPSVSIYANFTFVPMTPGNISIVAQSGGVGETLKLELHRIGIGIRMYSSFGNEADVSMNEIIDYFGQDEETKAIMVHIETLKDPAGFLEVASRVTRKKPILALKTGKTSEGVAAVASHTGSLLEQETLSDAIFEKSGVMRFHSQQEMVEAAISFSTQPIPKSENIVIVTNTGGPAIIAVDECISSGLKLAKLSPDTGKALGELLFSEAIVSNPVDVIATAGAKEYGGAVELLLKDPNTDSLILCFVTPPFVDCEAVARKLAEIGATAEKPIICIILTIEEKFGEVIRLIRESGIPVYNFPESASRALAALIKYGQILRRETPEYVEYKTDNEKAAGIMSRYRGQEKFLPQADVFELLQCYGIPTVKSVRIDTEKDLKKEAQKLKYPLVLKVDAEGIVHKSDAGGVCLNLEDEASLLDAFDRMSSQFKEHKPGFILQEHVVAGTEVIMGAKATAGLGPMLMFGLGGIFVETLKDVQFRLAPLSQQDANWMISSIKGYPILQGARGAKPADIDKLAETLMRLSQLCSDFPEIDEMDLNPVFAFEEGKGVEVVDARLKTSNAG, from the coding sequence ATGCTTGACGGTTTATTCAAACCCAGATCAGTGGCGATTATCGGCGCTTCAAATAACCCCTTGAGTATCGGCCACATCGTAATCCAGAACCTTGTTGACCATGATTTCAAAGGCCCCATATATCCTATCAATCCAAAATCAAAGGTCATCAAAAGCTTCAGGACGTATCCATCTGTGGGCGATGTGCCGGATGAAATAGATCTTGTGAACATATCCATTAAGAACTCTCTGGTTCCCGCTGTCCTCGAAGACTGTGGCAAGAAGGGTGTGAAGTTTGCCATTGTTCATACGGCCGGCTTCAAAGAGGTAGGCGAAGAGGGGCTCGCACTCGAAAAGCAGATAGTCGAGATTGCACACAAGTACGGAATGCGCATCTACGGGCCCAACTCCCAGGGAATTCAGAATTCCGATCCATCCGTATCGATCTATGCCAACTTCACTTTTGTGCCGATGACACCCGGGAACATCTCAATAGTAGCGCAGAGTGGAGGTGTTGGCGAGACATTGAAACTGGAGCTTCATCGCATCGGTATCGGAATAAGGATGTACTCCAGCTTCGGGAATGAAGCTGATGTGAGTATGAATGAAATCATTGATTACTTTGGTCAGGACGAAGAGACCAAAGCCATCATGGTACATATCGAGACACTCAAGGATCCCGCCGGTTTTCTCGAAGTCGCCAGCAGGGTTACCAGAAAGAAGCCTATCTTGGCTTTGAAGACTGGAAAGACATCCGAGGGAGTCGCGGCTGTTGCTTCACATACCGGCTCCCTGCTGGAGCAGGAAACATTGTCGGATGCAATCTTCGAGAAAAGCGGTGTCATGCGCTTTCACTCTCAGCAGGAAATGGTTGAAGCCGCCATCTCCTTCTCAACACAGCCGATCCCGAAATCTGAGAATATCGTCATTGTCACGAATACCGGGGGACCGGCAATTATTGCTGTCGATGAATGCATTTCATCCGGCCTGAAATTGGCGAAGTTGAGTCCCGATACCGGAAAGGCGCTAGGGGAACTGCTCTTCTCCGAAGCAATTGTCTCCAACCCGGTCGATGTGATTGCGACTGCCGGTGCTAAGGAGTATGGCGGAGCTGTCGAGCTTCTCCTGAAAGACCCGAATACGGATTCGCTTATTCTCTGTTTCGTCACGCCTCCTTTTGTCGACTGCGAAGCTGTGGCTCGCAAGCTTGCTGAGATCGGAGCGACTGCTGAAAAACCGATCATTTGTATAATCCTCACTATTGAAGAGAAATTCGGTGAAGTTATTCGGTTAATCAGAGAAAGCGGCATTCCCGTATACAATTTCCCCGAATCAGCATCGAGAGCTCTTGCAGCACTGATCAAATATGGTCAGATTCTGCGGAGAGAAACCCCTGAGTATGTGGAGTATAAGACTGACAACGAAAAGGCAGCAGGGATCATGAGCCGTTACCGTGGTCAGGAGAAGTTCTTACCACAAGCCGACGTATTTGAGTTGCTTCAGTGCTACGGAATTCCGACCGTGAAATCCGTACGGATAGACACCGAGAAGGATCTTAAGAAGGAAGCGCAGAAGCTCAAGTATCCGCTGGTTTTGAAGGTCGATGCAGAAGGAATCGTTCATAAGTCAGATGCCGGGGGTGTTTGTCTGAATCTTGAGGATGAGGCTTCACTTCTGGACGCATTCGACAGAATGTCCTCGCAATTCAAAGAACATAAGCCCGGTTTCATTCTCCAGGAACACGTGGTCGCTGGCACAGAGGTGATCATGGGAGCCAAAGCAACTGCCGGTCTTGGGCCGATGCTTATGTTTGGTTTGGGTGGTATCTTTGTGGAGACTCTCAAGGATGTTCAATTCAGGCTGGCGCCGCTTTCACAACAGGATGCCAATTGGATGATCTCCTCGATCAAGGGGTACCCTATTCTACAGGGTGCAAGAGGGGCAAAACCGGCTGACATAGACAAGCTGGCTGAGACCTTAATGCGACTATCGCAGCTCTGCTCCGATTTCCCGGAAATAGACGAAATGGACTTGAATCCTGTCTTTGCGTTTGAAGAAGGAAAAGGCGTAGAAGTGGTTGATGCCCGCCTGAAAACATCAAACGCCGGATAA
- a CDS encoding ATPase, whose protein sequence is MKNFFAGIDIGASTTKAIIINEKKEILGHSVNDSGADFESAADQAFRTARKKAGCLDMGECTTVTTGYGRRNVPYADDTRTEISCHATGSFHYFPRAHTLIDIGGQDSKIIKINDAGKRTSFKMNRKCAAGTGAFLEEIANRLKIELGKLDGLAQKAGNSIQIGSYCTVFTGTEILAKIREGIDVADIIKGIFVSVIKRVLEMDSMNGDIVMSGGVVAHNPYLVKMFEERLGREISVPPLPQLTGAFGAALYSLDTRGGQNA, encoded by the coding sequence TTGAAGAACTTTTTTGCAGGGATTGATATAGGCGCCTCCACTACTAAGGCGATCATTATCAACGAAAAAAAAGAGATTCTCGGCCATTCGGTAAACGATTCCGGAGCTGATTTTGAATCTGCAGCCGACCAGGCCTTTCGGACAGCTCGTAAGAAAGCCGGCTGTCTGGACATGGGCGAATGTACTACAGTGACAACTGGATACGGGAGACGAAATGTTCCGTATGCCGACGACACAAGAACCGAGATAAGCTGCCATGCCACCGGCAGCTTCCACTATTTTCCCCGCGCCCACACCTTGATCGACATCGGAGGGCAGGACAGCAAGATCATAAAAATCAATGATGCCGGAAAGAGAACCAGCTTCAAGATGAATCGGAAATGTGCTGCTGGCACCGGCGCGTTTCTCGAAGAGATTGCAAATCGTCTGAAGATTGAGTTGGGGAAACTCGATGGGCTAGCTCAAAAGGCGGGAAATAGTATTCAAATCGGCAGCTATTGCACTGTATTCACCGGTACCGAAATCCTGGCCAAAATAAGAGAAGGCATCGACGTGGCGGACATCATAAAGGGCATTTTTGTTTCAGTAATCAAGAGAGTCCTTGAGATGGACTCAATGAATGGAGATATAGTGATGAGTGGAGGAGTGGTGGCCCACAATCCATACCTTGTTAAGATGTTTGAAGAGAGACTGGGAAGGGAAATTTCCGTTCCCCCGCTTCCGCAGTTGACAGGCGCGTTTGGTGCGGCTCTGTACTCTTTAGATACCAGAGGAGGTCAGAATGCTTGA
- a CDS encoding MogA/MoaB family molybdenum cofactor biosynthesis protein, which produces MQTRSVRFSAAVMVASDRSFEGVRSDKTGPGLRKYLQSLGYDVVFLDIVPDDRQSIVSVLQKWVSEDMINVILVSGGTGLGPRDVTPEATLEVIERRIPGMEEAMRRASLEITPHAILSRAVVGCVGNSLIINLPGSPKGAMENLKVIEPALEHALELITGGSPDP; this is translated from the coding sequence ATGCAAACAAGAAGTGTCCGTTTTAGCGCAGCAGTTATGGTTGCGAGTGACCGGTCATTCGAAGGAGTGCGTTCTGATAAGACCGGACCTGGATTGAGGAAGTATCTTCAGAGTCTGGGGTATGATGTGGTCTTCCTGGATATCGTTCCGGATGACAGACAATCTATTGTATCAGTCTTACAGAAGTGGGTCAGCGAGGATATGATCAACGTGATACTGGTATCGGGAGGTACTGGTCTTGGCCCCAGAGATGTCACACCAGAGGCGACTCTCGAAGTTATTGAGCGGCGTATCCCGGGGATGGAGGAGGCGATGCGAAGGGCATCCTTAGAAATAACACCTCACGCAATCCTATCAAGAGCCGTGGTCGGCTGTGTCGGCAACAGTCTTATCATCAATCTCCCCGGGAGCCCGAAGGGCGCGATGGAGAACCTAAAAGTCATCGAACCGGCTCTGGAACATGCGCTGGAGCTGATAACTGGAGGATCGCCGGACCCATGA
- a CDS encoding FAD-dependent oxidoreductase, producing the protein MATVKLTIDGQSIECSAGRTIIEAADAAGIYIPRICHHPDLSPVSEVTRADVVYQAETRIVGENRGANIGKEAHCNLCLVEIEGQPELVNSCITLVDDELIVQTDTKEVIRRRKEALSKLLADHPHACLTCDQREGCSRTDCSANVPVEERCCVLLGRCELGKVSEYIGIPNDTHRYIPQQLTSTENDPLFTRDYNLCIGCLRCIRVCRKVQGLDVLGAIWKNNRAWVGTLTGAGLKEAQCRFCGACVEVCPTGALLDKEGVPAVRRDSPLPCVANCPAGIDIPGYVRSIAAGRNRVALDIIRSRVPFPGILGYVCFHPCEDVCRRSEIDQPVAICDLKRYVADAVVNADSRPINRKSDTGKKVAIIGSGPTGLTAAYYLGSLGNQVSLFDQEHRPGGMLRYGIPDYRLPPEILDGELGVLDTLGISLHMDHRFDSENRISELKSQGFDALLVTIGASVSKALPIENSDLDGVYLGLEFLKSAKLSQELLLGDQVVVIGGGNVAVDAAMTAIRLGARFVHLVCLESRDEMPAYSWEIAQAEEEGVEIHPSWGPRKFTSSRGRISGIELKRCTRVFDEQGDFDPQYDESEIKHISAQSVIVTIGQQVDLEPLNHVKNLSRGPGAALNVDKDFSFGLEGVFAAGDMIRGPSSVVEAIADGRRVADIIDRYIGGNGLADSDQTSAEIDIPTADVSRDQFLQHRQQCRSADPEERKSGFGLIQQTLSEQEAMLEAQRCLQCHLRRQITPVVLPPERWLPLNEEAMDSVPDVEGVFQLLNDEKRIIRITGTPNMRQDLRSWLENPGNAKWFLWEEDPMYTKRESELIQQYLQEHGELPGGGGSDDDLDDLF; encoded by the coding sequence ATGGCCACAGTAAAACTAACAATCGATGGACAGTCGATCGAGTGCTCCGCGGGGAGAACCATCATCGAGGCAGCCGACGCGGCAGGCATCTATATCCCCCGGATCTGTCATCATCCCGACCTGTCGCCGGTCAGCGAAGTGACCCGGGCCGATGTCGTTTATCAGGCAGAGACCAGAATCGTCGGAGAGAACCGGGGTGCAAACATTGGAAAGGAGGCCCACTGTAATCTGTGCCTGGTTGAGATAGAGGGGCAGCCCGAGCTGGTGAACTCTTGCATAACCTTAGTAGACGACGAGTTGATCGTACAGACGGACACTAAAGAAGTGATACGGCGTCGCAAAGAGGCGTTGAGCAAACTGCTTGCTGATCACCCCCACGCGTGTCTGACCTGCGATCAAAGGGAGGGGTGCAGCCGAACCGACTGTTCGGCGAACGTTCCGGTGGAGGAACGGTGCTGCGTTCTATTAGGTCGCTGCGAATTGGGAAAGGTCAGCGAGTATATAGGTATTCCTAACGATACACACAGGTACATTCCCCAACAGCTCACGTCGACTGAAAACGATCCGCTCTTCACCAGGGATTACAACTTGTGCATAGGTTGTCTGCGTTGCATTAGAGTCTGTCGGAAAGTCCAAGGTCTCGATGTCCTGGGGGCGATCTGGAAGAATAATCGGGCATGGGTTGGAACACTTACCGGCGCCGGACTTAAAGAAGCACAGTGTCGGTTTTGCGGCGCCTGTGTGGAAGTCTGCCCTACTGGAGCGTTACTCGACAAGGAAGGTGTCCCCGCGGTCCGGCGAGATTCTCCACTCCCCTGCGTGGCGAATTGCCCGGCCGGTATAGATATTCCCGGCTACGTGCGATCAATCGCTGCTGGACGCAATCGTGTGGCCCTGGATATCATACGCTCCCGCGTGCCGTTTCCAGGCATCTTGGGGTATGTTTGTTTCCATCCATGCGAGGACGTTTGTCGCCGGAGTGAGATAGATCAACCGGTTGCCATATGCGACTTGAAACGTTACGTGGCTGATGCTGTTGTCAACGCAGACTCACGCCCAATCAATAGAAAGTCGGATACGGGCAAGAAAGTTGCCATTATCGGTTCCGGCCCTACTGGCCTCACTGCCGCATATTATCTTGGCAGTCTGGGCAATCAAGTCAGCCTGTTTGATCAAGAACACAGACCGGGAGGTATGCTGCGCTATGGTATCCCCGACTACAGGCTCCCCCCCGAGATCTTGGATGGCGAACTGGGAGTCCTGGACACTCTGGGGATAAGCCTTCACATGGATCACCGGTTCGACAGTGAAAACCGTATAAGCGAACTCAAATCTCAGGGTTTTGATGCTCTTCTTGTCACCATCGGAGCTTCCGTAAGCAAGGCCTTACCGATTGAAAACTCAGACCTCGATGGAGTATACCTGGGTCTCGAATTCCTGAAATCGGCCAAGCTATCTCAGGAATTACTGCTGGGCGATCAGGTAGTGGTTATCGGCGGCGGGAATGTGGCTGTTGACGCCGCGATGACCGCTATACGCCTTGGCGCCCGCTTCGTTCACCTGGTCTGCTTAGAGTCACGGGATGAGATGCCTGCTTATAGTTGGGAGATTGCTCAGGCAGAAGAGGAGGGTGTGGAGATTCATCCTTCGTGGGGCCCGAGAAAATTCACATCAAGCCGTGGCCGGATATCGGGCATTGAACTCAAACGCTGCACCAGGGTATTCGATGAACAGGGTGACTTTGACCCACAATATGATGAAAGCGAAATCAAACATATCTCGGCTCAATCGGTCATCGTGACTATTGGCCAGCAAGTCGATCTTGAGCCGCTGAACCATGTTAAGAACCTGTCGAGGGGACCCGGAGCCGCTTTGAACGTGGATAAGGACTTTTCCTTCGGTTTGGAAGGTGTCTTTGCTGCTGGCGATATGATCCGAGGTCCTTCATCCGTTGTCGAAGCAATAGCAGATGGACGGCGTGTCGCAGATATAATCGACAGATACATCGGAGGCAACGGCCTTGCTGATTCGGACCAAACTTCGGCCGAGATCGATATCCCGACAGCAGATGTTTCCCGGGATCAGTTCCTGCAACACAGGCAACAATGCAGGTCTGCAGACCCTGAGGAACGGAAATCCGGTTTTGGCCTTATTCAACAGACCCTTTCGGAACAGGAGGCGATGTTAGAGGCCCAGCGCTGCCTGCAATGTCATCTTAGACGACAGATTACGCCGGTTGTCCTGCCTCCTGAGCGATGGTTACCATTGAATGAAGAGGCTATGGATTCTGTGCCGGATGTAGAAGGTGTTTTTCAGTTGCTCAATGATGAGAAGAGGATAATTCGCATTACGGGAACGCCGAATATGCGGCAGGACCTTAGGAGTTGGCTCGAAAATCCCGGAAACGCCAAATGGTTCTTGTGGGAAGAGGATCCCATGTATACGAAACGGGAAAGCGAACTAATCCAGCAGTATCTTCAGGAGCACGGAGAGTTGCCCGGTGGCGGCGGGAGCGATGACGATTTGGACGATTTATTCTAA
- a CDS encoding ferredoxin — translation MKANYGYMDGSGEFFITINTDLCIECTHRGCVGACPAGLFEIIVDDYDDEVAAIKEDERKKLKYDCSPCKPVSDRQPLPCVVACTPGAISHSW, via the coding sequence GTGAAAGCCAATTATGGGTATATGGATGGCAGCGGTGAGTTTTTCATAACCATCAACACCGATCTTTGCATCGAATGTACTCATCGCGGCTGCGTTGGCGCCTGCCCGGCGGGGTTATTCGAGATTATTGTTGATGATTATGATGATGAGGTGGCGGCAATAAAAGAGGATGAGCGCAAGAAACTGAAATACGATTGCTCTCCCTGTAAGCCTGTTTCCGATCGACAGCCGCTACCTTGTGTCGTTGCTTGTACACCAGGGGCGATCTCTCACTCCTGGTAA
- a CDS encoding 2-hydroxyacyl-CoA dehydratase family protein has translation MGEEKKATIKKIQATGQMRKIMADYFYELDAAARDDSQKVAWCTSVGPAELLLSLGFRVYYPENHGAMLGATRMATNCIPAANAIGYSPDICSYLTSDVGAYLRKETPLTRAYEGIEGLPKPDVLVFNTNQCRDVQDWLSWYSREFQVPIMGISSFRNIGKITDEVLEGIVQQIKDIIPPLEKISGNKFDIDRFREVVALSKKCSASWKKVLETNMSAPAPLSFFDATIHMGPAVVLRGSETAVEYYELLLKELEERAKNGVGAVEGEKFRLYWEGMPIWGKLRDMSEFFIGFNTAVIASTYCNSWIFEAFDPADPILSMARAYTEIFIVRDENFKEKYIEDIVKRFKLDGILFHDAKTCPNNSNNRYGMPERLEKRLNIPTVTINGDLNDLRCFSEEQAKTNIEAFIEQLETSR, from the coding sequence ATGGGTGAGGAAAAGAAAGCTACCATAAAAAAGATTCAGGCTACCGGCCAGATGAGAAAAATAATGGCCGACTACTTCTATGAATTGGACGCTGCTGCCCGCGATGACTCGCAAAAAGTCGCCTGGTGTACAAGTGTCGGACCCGCCGAGTTGTTATTGAGTCTGGGATTTCGTGTCTATTATCCGGAGAATCACGGAGCCATGCTGGGAGCCACGCGGATGGCTACCAACTGCATACCGGCCGCCAATGCTATTGGTTACTCCCCTGATATATGCTCATATCTTACAAGCGATGTTGGAGCTTATCTGAGAAAGGAAACCCCGCTTACGCGAGCTTATGAGGGAATCGAGGGTTTGCCCAAACCCGATGTGCTGGTATTCAACACCAATCAATGCCGCGATGTCCAGGATTGGCTCTCCTGGTATTCGAGGGAGTTCCAGGTTCCCATAATGGGAATCTCCTCATTCCGGAATATCGGCAAGATCACCGATGAAGTCCTTGAGGGCATAGTCCAACAGATAAAGGATATAATCCCTCCTCTGGAGAAGATTTCAGGCAACAAGTTCGATATCGACAGATTCCGAGAGGTTGTGGCCTTGTCCAAGAAATGCAGCGCATCATGGAAGAAAGTCCTGGAAACTAACATGTCGGCTCCGGCTCCTCTCAGTTTCTTTGACGCGACGATACATATGGGACCTGCTGTTGTCCTGAGGGGTTCTGAAACCGCCGTTGAATACTACGAGCTGCTTCTGAAGGAATTGGAGGAAAGAGCCAAGAATGGTGTGGGAGCGGTTGAGGGCGAGAAATTCCGCCTCTACTGGGAGGGGATGCCAATCTGGGGCAAGCTGAGAGACATGTCAGAGTTTTTCATCGGGTTTAACACAGCTGTAATCGCTTCTACCTACTGCAACAGCTGGATTTTCGAGGCCTTCGACCCGGCTGACCCGATTCTGAGCATGGCCAGGGCCTATACCGAGATATTCATTGTAAGAGACGAGAATTTCAAGGAGAAATACATCGAAGACATCGTCAAGAGGTTCAAGCTGGATGGAATTCTCTTCCATGATGCCAAGACGTGTCCAAACAACTCCAATAATCGCTATGGCATGCCCGAGAGGCTCGAGAAGAGACTTAACATTCCTACGGTAACCATTAATGGCGATTTGAATGACCTGCGCTGTTTCTCCGAAGAGCAGGCTAAGACCAATATCGAAGCCTTTATAGAGCAATTAGAGACTAGTAGATGA
- a CDS encoding ketopantoate reductase family protein encodes MTEKSDDARLRVGVIGMGPTGSGLTAHFIDAGAFVVPCDIDREKIDLIKKEGVRLENTIQKEVSVEEACYSVQELKEYDLDLVVVSVKTPNLKKVVSIISEIVPEDAYVMCAQNGLDNEQEVAEILGDDRTLRMAVNFAGSMSSPNTVNVMFFNPPNYISALTKRGEAIANRIVKMLNSVDLKTEVSADFRDHAWEKAILNSALSPVCAITKLTMKDVMDSPDGLALVKAIIDESLRVAEAEGISLKRDFREFSINYLKGAGYHRPSMLVDLDNGLLTEIDYLNGRIAEYGRKHNLPTPVNQTITCLVHMMEHSAK; translated from the coding sequence ATGACAGAAAAATCCGATGATGCCCGGTTGCGCGTAGGCGTGATCGGTATGGGGCCCACTGGCTCGGGGCTGACGGCGCATTTCATTGATGCGGGAGCATTTGTTGTTCCGTGTGATATTGATCGTGAGAAGATCGATCTGATCAAGAAGGAGGGAGTCCGTTTAGAGAACACCATCCAGAAGGAAGTCAGTGTTGAGGAAGCATGCTATTCGGTTCAGGAGTTGAAAGAGTACGATCTTGATCTTGTTGTCGTGTCCGTGAAAACTCCAAACCTTAAGAAAGTGGTCTCCATCATCTCAGAGATTGTTCCGGAGGACGCATACGTAATGTGCGCCCAAAATGGTCTGGACAACGAACAGGAGGTGGCCGAGATTCTTGGTGATGACAGAACGCTACGAATGGCTGTGAATTTTGCCGGGAGTATGTCAAGTCCTAATACCGTGAATGTTATGTTCTTCAATCCGCCCAACTATATCTCAGCCTTGACAAAGAGAGGAGAAGCAATAGCAAACAGGATCGTCAAAATGCTTAACTCCGTTGATCTGAAGACAGAAGTCTCTGCTGACTTCCGAGATCATGCCTGGGAGAAAGCTATCTTGAATTCTGCTCTTTCCCCGGTCTGTGCAATTACCAAGCTAACGATGAAAGATGTCATGGACTCCCCTGATGGTCTGGCGCTTGTGAAGGCAATCATTGATGAATCGCTTCGCGTGGCCGAAGCCGAGGGGATTAGTCTCAAGAGAGATTTCCGCGAGTTCAGCATCAATTACCTGAAAGGCGCCGGATACCATCGCCCCTCAATGCTTGTAGATTTGGATAATGGTCTTCTGACAGAGATTGATTATCTGAATGGGAGAATCGCAGAGTACGGACGTAAGCATAACCTGCCCACTCCTGTCAACCAGACAATAACCTGCCTGGTTCACATGATGGAACACTCAGCGAAATGA